A single region of the Flammeovirga agarivorans genome encodes:
- a CDS encoding homoserine O-acetyltransferase family protein: MQEHSFTYNNQYDLELGESLPEFTLNYFTAGKMKKDFSNVVWVCHALTGNAEVFDWWNGLFGNDCIFNEKDHFIICVNVLGSCYGSTGPTSVNPVTNKPYYNDFPNITIRDIVGSLEILRNHLGIDKINTLIGGSLGGQQALEWAVQQPKLMDNLIICATNARHSAWGIAFNEAQRMAIEADPTWGDNDENAGINGLKAARAVAMLSYRNYSTYEATQTDKDDNITDNYRASTYQQYQGDKLTKRFNAYSYWTLSKAMDSHNMGRNRKSLEEALQSIEAYTQVIGITSDVLFPVSEQRYITQHIPNVTYEEITSLYGHDGFLVETHKIAGAISSFFKQKSKKRILLSN; encoded by the coding sequence ATGCAAGAGCATTCTTTTACATATAATAATCAGTATGACCTTGAACTTGGGGAGAGCTTACCTGAATTCACACTGAATTACTTTACTGCTGGAAAAATGAAGAAAGATTTTTCCAATGTAGTTTGGGTTTGTCATGCATTAACCGGTAATGCGGAAGTGTTTGATTGGTGGAATGGTTTATTTGGCAATGACTGCATTTTTAATGAAAAAGATCATTTCATTATCTGCGTTAATGTTTTAGGATCATGTTATGGCTCAACAGGACCAACATCTGTCAACCCTGTTACTAATAAACCTTATTACAATGATTTCCCCAATATCACTATTAGAGACATTGTCGGTTCATTGGAGATTCTAAGAAATCATTTGGGTATTGATAAAATCAATACTCTTATTGGAGGTTCTTTAGGGGGACAACAAGCACTAGAATGGGCTGTTCAACAACCAAAATTAATGGACAACCTAATCATCTGTGCTACCAATGCAAGACATTCTGCATGGGGTATCGCTTTCAATGAAGCACAGAGAATGGCTATCGAAGCAGATCCTACATGGGGAGATAATGATGAAAATGCTGGTATTAACGGTCTAAAAGCGGCTAGAGCTGTTGCTATGCTTTCATACAGAAATTATAGCACTTACGAGGCTACTCAGACAGATAAAGACGATAACATTACAGATAATTATAGAGCCTCTACTTACCAACAATATCAGGGAGACAAGCTGACCAAACGATTTAATGCCTACTCATACTGGACACTTTCCAAAGCCATGGATTCTCATAACATGGGTAGAAATCGAAAGTCTTTAGAAGAAGCATTACAATCTATTGAAGCTTACACTCAAGTAATCGGAATTACAAGCGATGTTTTATTCCCAGTTTCGGAGCAAAGATATATCACTCAACACATTCCAAATGTAACTTATGAAGAGATTACATCCCTGTATGGACATGATGGATTTTTAGTAGAAACACATAAAATTGCTGGTGCAATTAGCTCATTCTTTAAGCAAAAGAGTAAAAAAAGAATTCTGTTATCAAATTAG
- a CDS encoding CheR family methyltransferase — translation MQRDIEIAELRRLTQYIDDNFDYDFKNYAMSSFTRRVRRVVELYKFSSVDALIRKFKDNPGFFQDFVSEITVNVTEMFRDPTFWISLRDEIIPEILNEHQKINIWHAGCSSGEEVISMCIMLEEMGTLDKATIIATDIDKSIISKAKKAAFNAKNMELNQSNYERFGGKSSIYDYFIERDGFYHVKPELLDRVSFRVQDLVKGNPFSKFDLILCRNVMIYFNQTLQNEVLKKLHGSLFKYGNLAIGSKESLIWCDIANKFVVVNNEEKVYKKIKE, via the coding sequence ATGCAAAGAGACATTGAAATCGCAGAGCTAAGAAGGCTAACCCAATATATTGATGATAATTTTGACTATGATTTCAAAAACTACGCAATGTCTTCTTTTACAAGAAGAGTAAGAAGAGTTGTGGAGTTATATAAATTCAGTTCAGTAGATGCATTAATCCGTAAGTTCAAAGACAACCCTGGATTCTTTCAAGATTTTGTCTCAGAAATTACCGTTAATGTCACTGAGATGTTTAGAGATCCTACATTTTGGATTTCACTTCGTGATGAAATCATTCCTGAAATCTTAAACGAGCATCAAAAGATCAATATTTGGCATGCTGGATGTTCTTCTGGGGAAGAAGTTATTTCTATGTGTATTATGCTAGAGGAAATGGGAACTCTAGACAAAGCTACCATCATTGCTACAGACATAGATAAATCAATAATTAGTAAAGCCAAGAAAGCTGCTTTCAACGCAAAAAATATGGAACTTAACCAATCCAACTATGAAAGGTTTGGAGGAAAAAGTTCTATTTATGACTATTTCATCGAAAGAGACGGTTTCTACCATGTAAAACCAGAATTACTTGATAGAGTCTCATTCAGAGTGCAAGATTTAGTCAAAGGAAACCCCTTCTCTAAGTTCGATCTCATTCTATGTAGAAATGTAATGATATACTTCAATCAGACATTACAAAACGAAGTATTGAAAAAACTACACGGAAGTTTATTCAAATATGGCAATCTAGCTATTGGCTCAAAGGAGTCATTAATCTGGTGTGATATCGCTAATAAATTCGTTGTAGTTAATAACGAGGAGAAGGTTTATAAAAAAATTAAAGAGTAA
- a CDS encoding chemotaxis protein CheB, whose amino-acid sequence MSNLIDKSVFEKKYKCIVIGGSAGSFKPITQLLADIPKDFPIPIILCLHRLKHVRHGFIEALSIRSSKTIVEPQDKETIRPGMVYLAPANYHLCVELGNSISLSTEGLINNSRPAIDLTFQTAAYTFKEKLIGILYSGANKDGALGMKSVKDKGGVTIIQDPEESMMNTMPMSAKNVTEIDFCLEAEKIKNFLLQLYKAYQK is encoded by the coding sequence ATGAGCAATTTAATTGACAAATCTGTTTTCGAGAAAAAATACAAATGTATTGTCATCGGGGGTTCTGCAGGAAGTTTTAAGCCAATTACTCAACTTTTAGCTGACATACCAAAGGATTTTCCGATACCAATAATTTTATGTCTACATCGTCTAAAACATGTTAGGCATGGTTTTATCGAAGCATTATCTATAAGAAGTTCTAAAACAATTGTAGAACCTCAAGATAAAGAAACGATCCGACCAGGAATGGTCTACCTCGCTCCTGCCAATTATCATTTATGTGTAGAGCTTGGTAATTCAATTTCACTTTCTACTGAAGGTTTAATTAATAATTCCAGGCCGGCTATTGATTTAACATTTCAAACTGCTGCATACACTTTTAAAGAAAAACTCATTGGTATTTTATATTCAGGAGCCAATAAGGATGGAGCACTAGGAATGAAATCAGTCAAAGACAAAGGTGGTGTAACTATCATTCAAGATCCAGAAGAGAGTATGATGAACACGATGCCAATGTCTGCGAAAAATGTAACTGAGATTGATTTTTGCCTTGAAGCAGAAAAAATTAAAAATTTTCTACTCCAATTATACAAGGCTTATCAAAAATAA